One segment of Plasmodium gaboni strain SY75 chromosome 3, whole genome shotgun sequence DNA contains the following:
- a CDS encoding hypothetical protein (conserved Plasmodium protein, unknown function), translating into MNSFDNNEMNETKSFMMSNKNDDILVDCNEYIDGNSFDKKTNMENIYDENDNVNMKNNHLLIDLNDSFSFTYTNGHVEKEEKKNILHDEIHIDNDQNKYKYCCDYNLHTNEEEHQEEGSPNNNYEQLDNNFEKQYFYYNSDSKHCMDEKNETNDLENENVVTSMDVSYENVLNDXXXXXXXXXXXXXXXXXXXXXXXXXXXXXXXXXXXXXXXXXXXXXXXXXXXXXXXXXXXXXXXXXXXXXXXXXXXXXXXXXXXXXXXXXXXXXXXXXXINTLNNKNINENNNNNNNNVNFKQMLLDNKSFNKLIVDELNVEEENILFCFSIDKEKKKILVCIKQNDDNFFVIPNYIFDEKFPGLKKKTENMIIQDIHEKEIVKVKNEHMNELYLLKKEKEDIYHDYEEYKKKVNSLINETNYNYKNIEEKENEIKELNNTLNKYKEEINNYKEEIIHINEKYKLLEIELCKEKNIRDQQNVGISDLKKKMIKEKIELEKKYKEQYDKETQQKINDIKIIFHNKEKILQDKIEDLLHKIEKLTFSNDDKTKTIENLQIYIENDDNMDDHMMNEKQKKINDHINNDEKVLLNYVPDNHINSDHNHNNNNVDNVYLEKKNKNNLDLSKKETNNLLHTNEQENDNNNNNYNNNNNNNINVEKIKSINSNNTSIPIYPNEYKKIRKKLETYEILLNEEQEGKKKMIEEINSLKNQVKNYESINGNYQHIIYQKNILSNFIAQIPARIQVDDYVSVIFNSFNFSNQEIEAINIKRSKK; encoded by the coding sequence ATGAATTCTTTTGATAACAATGAAATGAATGAAACAAAAAGTTTTATGATGAGCAACAAAAACGACGATATACTTGTAGATTGTAATGAATATATTGATGGAAATTcatttgataaaaaaacaaacatggaaaatatatatgatgaaaatgataatgtgaatatgaaaaataatcatTTGTTGATCGACTTAAATGACAGTTTTTCATTCACATATACAAATGGACACGTTGaaaaggaagaaaaaaaaaatatactaCATGATGAAATACATATTGATAATGATcagaataaatataaatattgttGTGATTATAATTTACATACAAATGAAGAGGAACATCAGGAGGAAGGGTCCCCcaataataattatgaacagttagataataattttgaaaaacaatatttttattataattctGATAGTAAACATTGTATggatgaaaaaaatgaaacaaATGATTTAGAAAATGAAAACGTAGTAACTTCAATGGATGTAAGTTATGAAAATGTTCTTAATGATANNNNNNNNNNNNNNNNNNNNNNNNNNNNNNNNNNNNNNNNNNNNNNNNNNNNNNNNNNNNNNNNNNNNNNNNNNNNNNNNNNNNNNNNNNNNNNNNNNNNNNNNNNNNNNNNNNNNNNNNNNNNNNNNNNNNNNNNNNNNNNNNNNNNNNNNNNNNNNNNNNNNNNNNNNNNNNNNNNNNNNNNNNNNNNNNNNNNNNNNNNNNNNNNNNNNNNNNNNNNNNNNNNNNNNNNNNNNNNNNNNNNNNNNNNNNNNNNNNNNNNNNNNNNNNNNNNNNNNNNNNNNNNNNNNNNNATCAACACattgaataataaaaatataaatgaaaataataataataataataataatgttaatTTTAAACAAATGCTGCTAGATAATAAAAGCTTCAACAAATTAATTGTAGACGAATTAAATGtagaagaagaaaatattttattctgCTTTTCAAttgataaagaaaaaaaaaaaattcttgtgtgcataaaacaaaatgatgataatttttttgtcataccaaattatatatttgatgaaaaatttccaggtttaaaaaaaaaaacagaaAATATGATCATTCAAGATATAcatgaaaaagaaattgTTAAAGTGAAAAATGAACACATGAACGagttatatttattaaaaaaagaaaaagaagatatatatcatgattatgaagaatataaaaaaaaagtgaaCAGCTTAATTAACGAGACgaattataattataaaaatatagaagaaaaagaaaatgaaataaaagaattaaataacacattaaataaatataaagaggaaattaataattataaagaagaaataatacatattaatgaaaaatataaattattagaAATAGAATTAtgtaaagaaaaaaatataagagATCAACAAAATGTTGGTATATCagatttaaaaaaaaaaatgattaaagaaaaaatagaattagaaaaaaaatataaagaacaatatgataaagaaacacaacaaaaaattaatgacatcaaaattatatttcataataaGGAAAAAATTCTACAAGATAAAATAGAAGACTTATTACATAAAATTGAAAAGTTAACATTCTcaaatgatgataaaacTAAAACTATAGAAAActtacaaatatatattgaaaatgatgataatatggATGATCATATGATGAatgaaaaacaaaaaaaaataaacgATCACATcaataatgatgaaaaggttttattaaattatgtTCCAGataatcatattaatagtgatcataatcataataataataatgtagATAATGTTTAtttggaaaaaaaaaataaaaataatctTGACCTTTCAAAGAAGGAAACAAATAATCTTCTTCACACAAATGAACAAGAAAATGataacaacaacaacaactataataataataataataataatattaatgtagaaaaaattaaatcTATCAATAGTAATAATACTTCTATTCCCATATATCcaaatgaatataaaaaaattagaaaaaaattagaaacatatgaaattttattaaatgaagaacaagaaggaaaaaaaaaaatgatagAAGAAATTAATTCCTTAAAAAACCAAGtgaaaaattatgaatCAATAAATGGAAATTATcaacatattatttatcaaaaaaatatccTCTCAAATTTCATAGCACAAATACCTGCACGTATACAAGTAGATGATTATGTCTCAGTTATTTTTAATTCCTTCAACTTTTCAAATCAAGAAATTGAAgctataaatataaaacgATCAAAAAAATGA
- a CDS encoding putative membrane protein (conserved Plasmodium membrane protein, unknown function): MMDVYKEENVDSLNHQEEDFSRNSNINDEYSESHLRDNVYEEREDEYVNNHNMMDDIQIMVDEQDNNNNYDNNNNYYDDNNNYYDDNINYDDNINYDDNINYDDNINYDDNINYDNNYDNDNNNNNNNNNSYYDYNQNAYEDNEPYDDYNDNNNNINNDSQYINEIQHHEKELYDMPYENNLKNDVLLNIDNRKKKSNKYDNLVNSNMNNKNNNTTTSNNNNSNHNSNHNSNNNSNHNNNNNKNNKNSKNQDVKDIPYCSFNNLQENEDKDGDRTGDVKSNNNMLRKKNSEEDNAYNLFNNEKLKKLEKKKKKLLEKNKKKKKEDTLDDKKFSEVYNSIYENLKKKKEGKYNNDDNKDMMLMMDDHNKSNDNNKHHKNNNNNNNKHYNNDDDNDFYEINYNSSDNMNSVSSVEEDTLFNDDVLKKYIIGQVLNIIRTSFHWAITSFVLFFLFEHFSIFYVYRLISFLTLFLFTPISIYLVKRRNIKFFLIFTNTVRLLIWGFFIPFLYFLYKSEIKKYYVNRTYEFLFSFFLLLDNIQINISNLIDIDNNGIDFLSKKYDLRINEKAKRKFLTLHQFFFDASFIVVNPLIIFVMYLFSNLFNENYYKDVFIYTSSFIFSVITIITLVVYTLGLENADNNQGNRNNDYSTNYEEHNTNDSIEDINEDISYNNNEDNFDKYYEKQKQKQKYKKKEFHSSHTNSINNGYTDTFNNTYPNIYNDQTKKYLTERSNLEYMEYVNENYSLQEQYKRQFSELINNIHIIKKENTLLFYTCMLSYLNSVEDIMILMLIPLTSIYVSEFFYLNNIFIQILMAVILISLTKCFENISYYSNKKNIIALKDIF, translated from the coding sequence ATGATGGATGTTTATAAAGAAGAGAACGTCGATTCGTTGAATCATCAAGAGGAAGATTTCTCAAGAAACTCAAATATAAACGACGAATATTCAGAATCGCATTTAAGAGATAATGTGTATGAGGAGAGAGAAGATgaatatgtaaataatcACAACATGATGGATGATATTCAAATAATGGTAGACGAACAAgataataacaataattacgataataataataattattatgatgataataataattattatgacgataatattaattatgatgataatattaattatgatgataatattaattatgatgataatattaattatgatgataatattaattatgataataattatgataatgataataataataataataacaataataatagttaCTATGATTATAATCAAAATGCTTATGAAGACAACGAACCATATGATgattataatgataataataataatattaataatgatagTCAATATATCAATGAGATTCAACATCATGAGaaagaattatatgatatgCCGTATGAAAACAATTTAAAGAATGatgtattattaaatatagataatagAAAGAAGAAAAGCAATAAGTATGATAATTTGGTTAACAgtaatatgaataataagaataataatactactacttcaaataataataatagtaatcATAATAGTAATcataatagtaataataatagtaatcataataataacaataataaaaataataaaaatagtaaAAACCAGGATGTGAAAGATATTCCATATTGctcatttaataatttgcaagaaaatgaagataagGATGGAGATAGAACAGGAGATGTgaaaagtaataataatatgttaagaaaaaaaaacagtGAAGAAGATAATGCTTATAACTTATTTAATAATgagaaattaaaaaagcttgagaagaagaaaaagaaattattagaaaaaaataaaaagaagaaaaaagaagataCATTAGATGATAAGAAATTTAGCGAAGTATATAATTCAATATATGAgaatttaaagaaaaaaaaagaaggtaaatataataatgatgataataagGATATGATGTTGATGATGGATGatcataataaaagtaatgataataataaacatcataagaataataataataataataataaacattataataatgatgatgataatgatttttatgaaataaattataattcatCTGATAATATGAATTCTGTTTCAAGTGTTGAAGAAGATACCTTATTTAATGATgatgttttaaaaaaatatattataggacaagtattaaatattataagaaCATCTTTTCATTGGGCTATCACATCgtttgttttattttttttatttgaacATTTTTCgatattttatgtatatagattaatatcatttttgactttatttttgtttacacctatatctatatatttagtgaaaagaagaaatatcAAATTTTTTCTCATCTTTACAAATACAGTGAGATTATTAATATGGGGATTTTTTAttccatttttatatttcttatataagagtgaaataaaaaaatattatgttaaCAGGACATATGAATTTTTGTTTAGtttctttcttttattaGATAATATTCAAATTAATATATCGAACTTAATTgatattgataataatggAATTGATTTTTTATCCAAAAAATATGATTTAAGAATTAATGAGAAAGCCAAGAGGAAATTTTTAACATTAcatcaattttttttcgATGCTTCTTTTATTGTTGTTAATCCTTtgattatatttgttatgTATTTGTTTAgtaatttatttaatgagaattattataaagatgtttttatttataccTCATCATTTATCTTTTCTGTTATTACAATAATAACGTTAGTTGTATATACATTAGGATTAGAAAATGCAGATAATAATCAAGGCAATAGAAATAATGATTATTCAACAAATTATGAAGAACATAATACAAATGATAGTATagaagatataaatgaagatatttcttataataataatgaagacAATTTTGATAAGTATTATGAAAAGCAAAAACAAAAAcagaaatataaaaaaaaagaatttcATTCATCACATACAAACAGTATAAACAATGGATATACAGatacatttaataatacatatccgaatatatataatgatcaaacgaaaaaatatttaacaGAACGATCAAATCTAGAATATATGGAATATgtaaatgaaaattattCTTTACAAGAACAATATAAAAGACAATTTTCTgaattaattaataatatacatattattaaaaaggaaaatacATTATTGTTTTATACTTGTATGTTGTCATATCTTAATAGTGTTGAAGATATTATGATTCTTATGTTGATACCATTAACATCTATATATGTATCTGAATTCTTTTATCtcaataatatatttatacaaatTTTGATGGCtgtaatattaatatcCTTAACAAAGTgttttgaaaatatttcctattattcaaataagaagaatataataGCTCTCAAGGATATATTcat
- a CDS encoding hypothetical protein (conserved Plasmodium protein, unknown function) — protein sequence MAFMFKREGCYSKNRLNEVFRKNKPFINQLMYDLTSFHYENYMKNKIHKNIMNNYNNIEKIQSMLNLINGEKENAFKIKTGYFYFRSGVPVITPHIEQTNEFAESNNYTYNFKNIKKKYLKEVYDSYKHKIGGTDPSVPHFYKHK from the exons atggCTTTTATGTTTAAAAGAGAAGGTTGTTATAGTAAGAATAGATTAAATGAAGTgtttagaaaaaataagCCATTTATTAATCAACTGATGTATGATTTAACATCCTTTCATTATGagaattatatgaaaaataaaattcataaaaatattatgaataactataata ACATAGAAAAAATTCAGTCAATGCtgaatttaataaatggcgaaaaggaaaatgcttttaaaataaaaactg GATACTTTTACTTTCGTAGTGGAGTTCCAGTGATCACGCCACACATTGAACAGACCAACGAATTTGCTGAAAgtaataattatacatacaactttaaaaacataaaaaagaaatatcTTAAGGAAGTTTACGATTCGTATAAACACAAAATTGGAGGTACCGACCCATCAGTACCTCATTTTTATAAGCACAAGTGA